One window from the genome of Salvia splendens isolate huo1 chromosome 9, SspV2, whole genome shotgun sequence encodes:
- the LOC121748065 gene encoding uncharacterized protein LOC121748065 produces the protein MSSAGDAVTVAEPAEKPPRRFPPPCWTQEETLVLIEEYRERWYALRRGYLRTADWDAVAAAVASRCAAGASPAKTSAQCRHKIEKLRQRYRAERQRAAALPPHHGGRYFSSWFFFENMDAMENGTAPPPIAQKQEDSGDGSARLKSLLDQNIVKLKLKSKNSAELGFADGVKPKRFSSGTQIPIDYAEIPEENISHEQDLASYGSRSQPITAIPKSSFKSRSKNSGKIFNNFNISDGFNHQLFQSKLENFDSIRNRQSPNEEFWMRVPANHNNNSSNKFAAVIGGGGAKRGRSAVEEIVASIKTLGEGFVRMENAKMEMAREMEAARMEMEMKRNEMMLESQKQIVDAFLKGLFELKNSKKMKTVQPATDSPR, from the coding sequence ATGTCGTCGGCCGGAGACGCGGTGACGGTGGCTGAACCAGCTGAGAAGCCTCCGCGGCGGTTTCCGCCGCCGTGCTGGACGCAGGAGGAGACCTTGGTCCTCATCGAGGAGTACCGGGAGCGGTGGTATGCCCTCCGCCGCGGCTACCTCCGGACGGCTGACTGGGACGCGGTCGCCGCCGCTGTGGCGAGCCGCTGTGCTGCCGGCGCGTCCCCGGCGAAGACCTCCGCGCAGTGCCGCCACAAGATCGAGAAGCTCCGCCAGCGCTACAGAGCGGAGAGGCAGCGTGCCGCCGCGCTCCCGCCGCACCACGGCGGTAGGTACTTCTCGTCGTGGTTCTTCTTCGAGAACATGGACGCGATGGAGAACGGCACCGCGCCGCCGCCGAtcgcgcagaagcaggaggatTCCGGCGACGGATCAGCTCGGCTGAAGTCTTTGCTGGATCAGAATATTGTTAAATTGAAGCTCAAATCGAAGAACAGCGCCGAATTAGGATTCGCCGACGGCGTCAAACCTAAGAGATTCAGCTCTGGAACTCAGATCCCGATCGATTACGCAGAAATTCCAGAGGAAAACATCTCTCACGAGCAGGATCTCGCGAGCTACGGAAGCAGATCTCAACCGATAACCGCAATTCCAAAATCCTCATTCAAATCCAGATCGAAGAACTCTGGCAAGATATTCAACAATTTCAACATCAGCGACGGATTCAACCACCAACTGTTCCAATCGAAGCTAGAGAATTTCGACAGTATAAGAAACAGGCAGAGTCCAAACGAAGAATTCTGGATGAGAGTTCCAGCAAACCACAACAACAACAGTAGCAACAAATTCGCAGCAGTgatcggcggcggcggagcgaAGAGGGGGAGGAGCGCGGTGGAGGAGATCGTGGCGTCGATAAAAACGCTGGGCGAAGGATTCGTGAGAATGGAGAATGCGAAGATGGAGATGGCGCGTGAGATGGAGGCGGCGcggatggagatggagatgaagCGGAACGAGATGATGCTGGAATCGCAGAAGCAGATTGTGGATGCTTTTTTGAAGGGATTGTTTGAGCTCAAGAACAGCAAGAAGATGAAAACTGTTCAACCTGCTACAGATTCGCCTCGCTAA